The proteins below are encoded in one region of Populus alba chromosome 2, ASM523922v2, whole genome shotgun sequence:
- the LOC118052698 gene encoding uncharacterized protein isoform X2, whose protein sequence is MDSLLSSRLNSSTSSITLLARSRLSRLGQAPGDIIYNAEFPLAAPDVIFGPEDDGFHPFLVVGREEGDSRLVKNSLTDWNNKDPTRLLALVMELRDKYRSYQERRVGEVDDDRLKFEISTIVSREGIEMHMSSGVEKPGEVKFAVPLMDMNINKMVLGCPWSHPQKIYLQVIYPVGRKYAPATSAPRLKLMCAPELKALFSIDEVKLPAWLDGMCMAEYLPRLEELLQRQVSEAVMLIDVRRQFIEALSPVIGRPLEADPVFCRKASFLVCSGPFTFLVHFFLSTHFPKQRPSLMFQSIQHFNSLGMPVKSPLITEYLWSPRWEPSQMAERISDFLVDESLNFKRHCNESQLQH, encoded by the exons ATGGATTCTCTCCTCTCATCTCGTCTCAACTCCAGTACCTCCTCAATCACTCTCCTCGCACGATCCAG ATTGAGCAGGCTTGGTCAGGCACCAG ggGATATTATATACAATGCTGAATTTCCATTAGCTGCGCCGGATGTTATATTTGGTCCCGAGGATGATGGTTTCCATCCATTTCTTGTCGTAGGAAGAGAGGAAGGGGATTCGAGGCTAGTTAAGAACAGTTTGACTGATTGGAACAATAAAGATCCTACACGGCTGTTGGCTCTCGTAATGGAATTGAG GGATAAATATAGGTCTTACCAGGAGAGACGCGTGGGAGAAGTTGATGATGATAGGTTGAAGTTTGAAATTAGTACTATTGTATCTAGGGAG GGAATTGAAATGCATATGAGTTCTGGTGTTGAAAAG CCAGGGGAGGTTAAATTTGCTGTGCCTTTAATGGAcatgaatataaataaaatggtgCTTGGATGCCCCTGGAGTCATCCACAAAAGATTTACTTACAG GTTATTTATCCTGTTGGTAGAAAGTATGCACCTGCTACTTCAGCACCTCGTCTGAAATTAATGTGCGCTCCTGAGTTGAAAGCCCTGTTTTCTATTGATGAAGTCAAACTTCCTGCATGGTTGGATGGAAT GTGCATGGCTGAATATCTTCCCCGCCTGGAAGAACTCCTTCAGAGACAG GTCTCAGAGGCAGttatgttaattgatgttagAAGGCAGTTTATTGAGGCATTATCTCCAGTAATTGGAAGGCCACTAGAAGCTGATCCA GTCTTCTGCAGAAAGGCTTCATTTCTTGTCTGTTCTGGACCATTTACATTCCTG GTGCATTTTTTCCTCTCAACTCACTTTCCAAAACAGCGGCCTTCTCTAATGTTTCAAAGTATTCAG CATTTCAATTCCCTTGGCATGCCGGTCAAGTCGCCTCTCATTACAGAGTATCTATGGAGTCCTAGATGGGAACCCTCACAAATGGCTGAGCGGATCTC TGACTTTTTGGTGGATGAATCTCTAAATTTCAAAAGGCACTGCAACGAATCTCAACTTCAACACTAG
- the LOC118052701 gene encoding uncharacterized protein, translating to MGTSKRTQVVTSDREKWDKVFGGLVKLLKNQQEQLETLLKERKILEDRIKTQHERWVSDIRLYDDHILQIKGGLVEKDMACLLEAAKGNLMLGLKQREVSLHELKLEQTEDELADFRALFGYLSQSLKENSEETAIGKGPGHSDLKSGEAKKLEAEIERLKLENEKLVFEKNSEVSALLKGKNFVSNQYDILESNLTNKLRIKEAEVEKANEKIAEVLATAELLQSSNDEKDEIIQRLNTKVAKMEADTKKWKEETHKLSRELELLRKLRTAQITPVVKPCSAPVRTFTLGVKSCGRDCKLVDRKVLQYAVPSKDAEKSSRSLKKKRMDVSVFEAPRLFSSSFKIPKVKVPSTPV from the exons ATGGGTACTTCAAAGCGCACTCAAGTGGTAACTTCAGATCGTGAAAAATGGGATAAAGTGTTTGGCGGGCTGGTAAAATTACTAAAGAACCAACAAGAACAGCTCgaaactcttttaaaagagaGGAAAATCCTTGAAGATCGCATAAAAACGCAACATGAGAGATGGGTTTCTGATATTCGTCTCTATGATGATCATATTTTGCAg ATTAAGGGGGGTTTGGTGGAGAAAGACATGGCGTGTTTGCTTGAGGCTGCTAAAGGTAATTTGATGCTGGGATTGAAGCAGAGAGAGGTTTCTCTTCACGAATTGAAATTAG AGCAAACAGAAGATGAATTGGCAGATTTCCGAGCATTGTTTGGCTACCTCTCTCAGAGCCTAAAA gaaaattCTGAAGAAACTGCCATTGGAAAGGGTCCCGGGCATAGTGATTTAAAGTCTGGCGAAGCTAAAAAGCTGGAAGCTGAAATAGAAAGGCTAAAGCTTGAAAACGAGAAGCttgtttttgaaaagaattCTGAAGTATCTGCTCTCCTGAAAGGGAAAAACTTTGTGAGTAATCAATATGATATTCTAGAAAGCAATCTCACCAATAAATTAAGGATTAAAGAAGCTGAAGTTGAGAAGGCGAATGAGAAGATAGCAGAAGTTCTTGCCACTGCAGAGTTGCTCCAATCCTCAAATGAtgagaaggatgaaattattcAAAGATTGAATACTAAGGTGGCCAAGATGGAAGCTGACACAAAGAAATGGAAGGAAGAAACTCATAAACTCTCCCGGGAGCTGGAATTGTTAAGAAAGTTAAGAACTGCCCAAATTACACCTGTAGTGAAACCTTGCAGTGCACCAGTTAGAACTTTCACTTTGGGAGTCAAAAGCTGTGGCAGAGATTGTAAGCTTGTTGACAGGAAAGTATTGCAATACGCTGTTCCTTCCAAGGATGCTGAAAAG AGTAGCAGAAgcttgaagaagaaaaggatggaTGTTTCTGTTTTTGAAGCTCCAAGATTATTCTCTTCTTCCTTCAAAATTCCTAAAGTGAAGGTCCCATCTACTCCTGTCTAA
- the LOC118052700 gene encoding uncharacterized protein has protein sequence MAFRHGYCTLYDEFGDDEIEVAEILSSFPRLIAMSKYSSWLSYTWGGKRRRSAEANLGPRPAVQSPPTSASPSPPPILSGSVGPAITTTTTPIAASEPERPIIVKVEPATSPATPLSFFPSESDERSKRSNRKVYTKKRREDLLKIKSQLAKSNELLTGEIQMVTRHHDQLKASNSWWKARKQELTMGVIKREDQLNLLRMDSGQETVKCPDHAVDDQAHLSLRMPGITVHQQQPFMLDKNADYQEMGCNYPNPCDQRRVSLFPSTNSSASDDFGPRSIPDLNLTIGQPAWMDSDVKQLVDDKSTVVNGAIVGSVVSRAITVGSINKAIAAQARRRRMLICKNKLSNVSSKLRFPL, from the exons ATGGCATTCAGACATGGTTACTGTACTCTTTACGATGAGTTCGGAGATGATGAAATCGAGGTTGCTGAAATCTTGTCAAGTTTCCCTCGTTTAATTGCTATGTCTAAGTATAGTTCTTGGCTTTCATACACATGGGGTGGTAAAAGGAGGAGATCCGCGGAGGCCAATTTGGGTCCACGACCCGCCGTTCAATCACCACCAACATCAGCATCACCTTCGCCGCCACCGATTTTATCTGGTTCCGTGGGTCCTGCTATTACGACTACCACTACTCCTATTGCTGCCTCTGAACCTGAGAGACCCATCATCGTCAAAGTTGAACCGGCGACTAGCCCTGCAacacctctttctttctttcctagTGAATCTGACGAGAGGTCTAAGCGCTCGAACAGGAAAGTCTATACTAAAAAG CGAAGAGAGGATTTGCTGAAGATTAAAAGCCAACTTGCCAAGAGCAATGAATTGTTAACAGGG GAGATACAAATGGTGACTAGACATCATGATCAATTGAAAGCTAGTAATTCATGGTGGAAAGCAAGGAAACAAGAG CTAACCATGGGTGTTATTAAAAGAGAAGATCAGTTGAATCTTCTACGAATGGATTCAGGCCAAGAAACTGTTAAATGTCCTGATCATGCTGTTGATGATCAAGCTCATCTTTCTCTGCGCATGCCCGGCATCACAGTTCATCAGCAGCAACCATTTATGCTAGATAAGAATGCCGACTATCAAGAAATGGGCTGCAACTATCCAAACCCTTGTGACCAAAGAAGAGTGTCCCTGTTCCCATCTACGAATTCTAGTGCCAGTGATGATTTTGGCCCACGTAGCATCCCTGATCTCAATCTAACTATCGGGCAGCCTGCTTGGATGGATTCTGATGTTAAACAACTGGTTGATGACAAGAGTACTGTGGTTAATGGGGCCATTGTGGGTTCTGTGGTTAGTAGGGCCATCACTGTCGGGAGTATCAATAAGGCCATCGCTGCTCAGGCAAGACGAAGAAGGATGCTCATTTGCAAGAACAAGCTTTCTAATGTCTCCAGTAAATTACGATTCCCACTTTGA
- the LOC118052702 gene encoding uncharacterized protein, which translates to MKATKRPVQAVSTWVRRQPPKIKVFLAVISGLAALVFLRMVVHDHDNLFVAAEAVHSIGISVLIYKLMKEKTCTGLSLKSQDLTAIFLAARLYCSFVMEYDIHTLLDSATLLTTLWVIYMIRFNLRSSYMEDKDNFAIYYLVIPCALLALIIHPTTHHNIFNRISWAFCVYLESISVLPQLRVMQNTKIVEPFTAHYVFALGVARFLSCAHWVLQVLDTRGRLLTALGYGLWPSMVLLSEIVQTFILADFCYYYVKSVLGGQLVLRLPSGVV; encoded by the exons ATGAAGGCAACGAAGAGGCCAGTCCAGGCAGTGTCGACATGGGTAAGGAGGCAACCACCGAAGATCAAGGTGTTCTTAGCAGTGATTTCAGGGTTGGCGGCGTTGGTTTTTCTCAGAATGGTTGTTCATGATCATGACAACCTCTTTGTTGCTGCTGAGGCTGTTCATTCTATTGGAATCTCTGTTCTTATTTACAAGCTCATGAAGGAGAAGACTTGTACTG GACTTTCACTGAAATCACAGGACCTCACAGCTATATTTTTAGCTGCCAGGCTCTATTGCAGTTTTGTCATGGAGTATGACATACACACTCTACTTGATTCTGCTACCTTGCTGACAACCCTTTGGGTAATCTATATGATCCGCTTCAACTTGAGGTCCAGTTACATGGAAGACAAAGATAACTTTGCAATTTACTATTTG GTGATACCATGTGCTTTACTAGCTTTGATTATTCATCCAACAACACATCATAACATATTCAACAGGATTTCCTGGGCCTTTTGTGTTTACCTTGAATCCATCTCAGTGTTGCCTCAGCTGCGAGTGATGCAGAACACAAAG ATTGTTGAACCATTCACAGCACATTACGTATTTGCACTTGGAGTTGCCAGGTTTTTGAGCTGTGCACATTGGGTCCTCCAG GTATTGGACACTCGAGGACGCCTATTGACGGCACTGGGCTATGGACTGTGGCCTTCTATGGTCCTGCTTTCAGAAATCGTGCAGACTTTCATTCTTGCTGATTTTTGCTATTACTATGTCAAGAG TGTTCTTGGTGGACAACTTGTTCTACGGCTCCCCTCAGGAGTGGTGTAA
- the LOC118052698 gene encoding uncharacterized protein isoform X1 — protein MPFDGFSPLISSQLQYLLNHSPRTIQIEQAWSGTRYFTGSLDRFTLLIPYCLDYIKWDIIYNAEFPLAAPDVIFGPEDDGFHPFLVVGREEGDSRLVKNSLTDWNNKDPTRLLALVMELRDKYRSYQERRVGEVDDDRLKFEISTIVSREGIEMHMSSGVEKPGEVKFAVPLMDMNINKMVLGCPWSHPQKIYLQVIYPVGRKYAPATSAPRLKLMCAPELKALFSIDEVKLPAWLDGMCMAEYLPRLEELLQRQVSEAVMLIDVRRQFIEALSPVIGRPLEADPVFCRKASFLVCSGPFTFLVHFFLSTHFPKQRPSLMFQSIQHFNSLGMPVKSPLITEYLWSPRWEPSQMAERISDFLVDESLNFKRHCNESQLQH, from the exons ATGCCATTTGATGGATTCTCTCCTCTCATCTCGTCTCAACTCCAGTACCTCCTCAATCACTCTCCTCGCACGATCCAG ATTGAGCAGGCTTGGTCAGGCACCAGGTACTTTACTGGAAGTCTTGATCGATTCACATTGCTCATTCCCTACTGTCTAGACTACATAAAAT ggGATATTATATACAATGCTGAATTTCCATTAGCTGCGCCGGATGTTATATTTGGTCCCGAGGATGATGGTTTCCATCCATTTCTTGTCGTAGGAAGAGAGGAAGGGGATTCGAGGCTAGTTAAGAACAGTTTGACTGATTGGAACAATAAAGATCCTACACGGCTGTTGGCTCTCGTAATGGAATTGAG GGATAAATATAGGTCTTACCAGGAGAGACGCGTGGGAGAAGTTGATGATGATAGGTTGAAGTTTGAAATTAGTACTATTGTATCTAGGGAG GGAATTGAAATGCATATGAGTTCTGGTGTTGAAAAG CCAGGGGAGGTTAAATTTGCTGTGCCTTTAATGGAcatgaatataaataaaatggtgCTTGGATGCCCCTGGAGTCATCCACAAAAGATTTACTTACAG GTTATTTATCCTGTTGGTAGAAAGTATGCACCTGCTACTTCAGCACCTCGTCTGAAATTAATGTGCGCTCCTGAGTTGAAAGCCCTGTTTTCTATTGATGAAGTCAAACTTCCTGCATGGTTGGATGGAAT GTGCATGGCTGAATATCTTCCCCGCCTGGAAGAACTCCTTCAGAGACAG GTCTCAGAGGCAGttatgttaattgatgttagAAGGCAGTTTATTGAGGCATTATCTCCAGTAATTGGAAGGCCACTAGAAGCTGATCCA GTCTTCTGCAGAAAGGCTTCATTTCTTGTCTGTTCTGGACCATTTACATTCCTG GTGCATTTTTTCCTCTCAACTCACTTTCCAAAACAGCGGCCTTCTCTAATGTTTCAAAGTATTCAG CATTTCAATTCCCTTGGCATGCCGGTCAAGTCGCCTCTCATTACAGAGTATCTATGGAGTCCTAGATGGGAACCCTCACAAATGGCTGAGCGGATCTC TGACTTTTTGGTGGATGAATCTCTAAATTTCAAAAGGCACTGCAACGAATCTCAACTTCAACACTAG
- the LOC118052699 gene encoding tubulin beta chain gives MREILHIQGGQCGNQIGAKFWEVICDEHGINQTGKYSGDAASSDLQLERINVYYNEASGGKYVPRAVLMDLEPGTMESIRSGPYGQIFRPDNFVHGQSGAGNNWAKGHYTEGAELIDAVLDVVRKEAENCDCLQGFQVCHSLGGGTGSGMGTLLISKIREEYPDRMMLTFSVFPSPKVSDTVVEPYNATLSVHQLVENADECMVLDNEALYDICFRTLKLSTPSFGDLNHLISATMSGVTCCLRFPGQLNSDLRKLAVNLIPFPRLHFFMVGFAPLTSRGSQGYISLTVPELTQQMWDSKNMMCAADPRHGRYLTASAMFRGKMSTKEVDEQMINVQNKNSSYFVEWIPNNVKSSVCDIAPKGLTMASTFVGNSTSIQEMFRRVSEQFTAMFRRKAFLHWYTGEGMDEMEFTEAESNMNDLVAEYQQYQDATIEEDGEYEEEGEENYDA, from the exons ATGAGAGAGATCCTTCATATTCAAGGAGGCCAATGCGGTAACCAAATCGGTGCCAAATTCTGGGAAGTTATATGCGACGAGCACGGAATCAATCAAACCGGAAAGTACTCAGGCGACGCGGCGTCTTCTGATCTTCAACTGGAAAGGATCAATGTGTATTACAATGAAGCTTCAGGTGGAAAATATGTGCCGAGGGCGGTCCTTATGGATCTTGAACCGGGCACTATGGAGAGTATTAGATCCGGTCCGTATGGACAGATCTTTAGACCTGATAATTTTGTGCATGGACAGTCCGGAGCTGGTAATAATTGGGCTAAAGGTCATTACACTGAAGGAGCTGAGCTGATTGATGCTGTTCTTGACGTTGTCAGAAAAGAGGCTGAGAATTGTGATTGCTTGCAAG GATTTCAAGTATGCCACTCGCTTGGAGGTGGTACAGGTTCTGGCATGGGAACACTTCTAATTTCAAAGATCCGAGAGGAATATCCTGACAGGATGATGCTTACATTCTCTGTTTTCCCATCACCAAAGGTCTCGGACACAGTTGTGGAGCCATATAATGCTACCCTCTCAGTGCATCAGTTGGTAGAGAATGCTGACGAATGCATGGTTCTTGACAATGAAGCACTGTATGACATATGCTTCCGGACTCTAAAGCTTAGCACTCCAAGCT TTGGTGACCTTAACCATTTGATCTCTGCAACCATGAGCGGTGTAACTTGCTGTCTGAGGTTCCCTGGTCAGCTCAACTCTGACCTTCGCAAGCTGGCTGTAAACCTGATCCCATTTCCCCGTCTTCACTTCTTCATGGTAGGGTTTGCACCGCTCACATCTCGTGGTTCCCAGGGGTATATCTCCCTCACTGTCCCAGAGCTGACCCAGCAGATGTGGGATTCCAAGAACATGATGTGTGCTGCTGACCCCCGCCATGGCCGCTACTTGACAGCCTCAGCCATGTTCAGGGGCAAGATGAGCACCAAAGAGGTGGATGAACAGATGATTAATGTGCAGAACAAGAATTCGTCATATTTTGTGGAGTGGATTCCCAACAATGTGAAGTCTAGCGTGTGTGATATTGCACCAAAAGGTCTGACGATGGCATCAACTTTTGTGGGGAACTCCACGTCAATCCAGGAGATGTTCAGGAGGGTGAGTGAGCAGTTCACAGCCATGTTCCGTCGCAAGGCCTTCTTGCACTGGTACACTGGGGAAGGGATGGATGAGATGGAGTTCACTGAAGCAGAGAGCAACATGAACGATCTCGTGGCAGAGTACCAGCAATACCAGGATGCAACAATTGAGGAAGATGGTGAATATGAGGAGGAAGGTGAAGAGAACTACGATGCCTAG